A portion of the Actomonas aquatica genome contains these proteins:
- the mfd gene encoding transcription-repair coupling factor codes for MPPPSTSRFQHTGICPPARGVVLAQEIQQSDTPVWLVVAPTLKLAEQLAEDLSLFTTASQHPRQPEVLVLPEAMPTDGDMREAFAASADRTTVLSKLRATRGTSKLTSTKHTPLVVCTFPAALVQSVPALEQFAANELELKPGDTMGFQALLEKLHELDYDSEPVCESPGHYAVRGGLIDVYPITANEPYRLDFFGDELEEIRAFDPVTQRSGVTVPSITLSASPRLQFDPARTGLSDYLSPSAQVVFLEPPDLEVAFSQLAQADPQRVNPVVDAVLKRTTRLVALQDLDVASFWFEPGEATECTWDSESLVHHRRYPSDGLVAQERLHAEAEARLEFMQRLLEWQRAGYSIHFVTAKSGEEQRTQEILQEEPGIAALKPHFARGDLNEGFRITFRDETRLDWRGFSKKTKGLVVVSETEIFGRQRPRRPTPSKRALVQRAQVDQLLDFADLVEGDFVVHLQHGIAHYRGLTKIETRDGTREVISLEFDDHVTLHVPLQESHLISRYVGLSKSKPQLGRIGTQRWEKARKAAERSTIDLAAELLRIQAARDAEPGFAHPPDTDWQREFEGSFRFTETADQLKAINEAKADLERDRPMDRLICGDVGFGKTEVAIRAAFKAVQGGKQVALLIPTTVLAQQHLNTFRERMAGYPIAIEMVSRFRTRKEQTSILAATAAGQVDILIGTHRLLQKDVQFKNLGLVIIDEEQRFGVKHKERFKAMRASIDVLSMSATPIPRTLYMALTGARDMSVIETAPTNRHPIQTIVKTYDDKIVVDAVRREVARGGQVFYLHNRVQTIEIVAAHLSELMPEIRIGVGHGQMDEKTLERRMTDFVAGDYQMLVCTTIIESGLDIPNCNTIIIEGADRFGLSQLYQLRGRVGRFKHQAYAYLLLHRHTRLVEIARERLNAMRTHNQLGAGFRIAMRDLELRGAGNLLGSEQSGHIVGVGFELYCQLLRQSVARLKGEKQATAIRASVKLDFVFVGDGSAGADKSGRHQDGYTTLRDAEHAASGAVAVESIQARLPVGYIAETRLRIDFYRRLAMAGSLKELKQLADDLKDRFGKYGDDVRALLLVTEIRIRAEHKGIVSVETDSTKLKCLRASGRRDDWVMHGSRFPRLTAPKALLRLREISTFLDNLPTI; via the coding sequence ATGCCACCGCCGTCGACTTCACGCTTCCAACACACCGGGATTTGCCCCCCGGCGCGCGGCGTGGTGCTGGCCCAGGAGATCCAACAATCGGATACGCCGGTCTGGCTGGTCGTCGCCCCAACCCTGAAGCTGGCCGAGCAACTCGCCGAGGATCTCTCCTTATTCACCACCGCCAGCCAACACCCGCGCCAACCTGAGGTGCTCGTCCTGCCGGAGGCCATGCCCACCGACGGCGACATGCGCGAGGCCTTCGCCGCCTCCGCCGACCGCACCACCGTGTTGTCGAAGCTGCGCGCCACCCGCGGCACCAGCAAACTGACCTCGACCAAACACACGCCGTTGGTCGTCTGCACCTTTCCCGCCGCCCTCGTGCAATCCGTGCCCGCGCTCGAGCAATTCGCCGCCAACGAACTCGAGCTCAAACCCGGCGACACGATGGGCTTTCAGGCCCTGCTCGAGAAGCTCCACGAGCTCGACTACGACTCCGAGCCGGTCTGCGAATCCCCCGGTCACTACGCCGTGCGCGGTGGTTTGATCGACGTCTATCCTATCACCGCCAACGAGCCCTACCGCCTCGATTTTTTTGGCGACGAATTGGAGGAGATTCGCGCTTTCGATCCAGTCACCCAACGCTCCGGCGTCACCGTGCCGTCGATCACGTTGAGCGCCTCGCCGCGTCTGCAGTTTGATCCCGCGCGCACCGGCTTGAGCGATTATCTGTCGCCTTCCGCGCAGGTCGTGTTCCTCGAACCGCCCGACCTCGAGGTCGCCTTCAGCCAACTCGCCCAAGCCGATCCACAACGCGTAAACCCGGTCGTCGATGCCGTGCTCAAACGCACGACTCGCCTCGTCGCGTTGCAGGACCTCGATGTCGCCTCCTTTTGGTTCGAGCCGGGCGAGGCCACCGAATGCACCTGGGACAGCGAAAGCCTCGTCCATCACCGGCGTTACCCGAGCGACGGTCTGGTCGCGCAGGAGCGCCTCCACGCGGAAGCCGAGGCGCGACTGGAGTTCATGCAACGCCTGCTCGAATGGCAGCGCGCCGGCTACTCGATTCATTTCGTCACCGCCAAGTCCGGTGAGGAGCAACGCACCCAGGAGATCCTGCAGGAGGAGCCCGGCATCGCCGCGCTCAAACCGCACTTTGCCCGCGGCGACCTCAACGAGGGCTTCCGCATCACCTTCCGCGACGAGACCCGCCTCGATTGGCGCGGCTTCAGCAAAAAGACCAAGGGTCTGGTCGTGGTCTCCGAGACCGAAATCTTCGGTCGCCAACGCCCGCGCCGCCCCACCCCGAGCAAACGCGCCCTCGTGCAACGCGCTCAGGTCGACCAGCTCCTCGACTTCGCCGATCTCGTGGAGGGCGACTTCGTGGTCCACCTTCAGCACGGCATCGCCCACTACCGCGGCCTCACCAAGATCGAGACCCGCGACGGCACCCGCGAAGTCATTTCGCTCGAGTTCGACGACCATGTCACCCTGCACGTGCCGCTGCAGGAGTCGCATCTCATCAGCCGCTACGTCGGTCTCAGCAAATCCAAACCCCAGCTCGGCCGCATCGGCACCCAGCGTTGGGAAAAGGCGCGCAAAGCTGCCGAACGCTCCACCATCGACCTCGCCGCCGAGCTGCTGCGCATCCAAGCCGCGCGCGACGCCGAGCCCGGGTTTGCCCATCCGCCCGACACCGATTGGCAACGCGAGTTTGAGGGCTCGTTCCGCTTCACCGAGACCGCCGACCAGCTCAAGGCCATCAACGAAGCCAAAGCCGACCTCGAACGTGATCGCCCGATGGATCGCCTCATTTGCGGTGACGTGGGTTTCGGCAAAACCGAGGTCGCCATCCGCGCCGCCTTCAAGGCCGTGCAAGGCGGCAAACAGGTCGCCTTGCTCATTCCGACCACCGTGTTGGCACAGCAGCACTTGAACACCTTTCGTGAGCGCATGGCCGGTTACCCGATCGCCATCGAAATGGTGAGCCGCTTCCGCACGCGCAAAGAGCAGACATCCATTCTCGCCGCCACCGCCGCCGGTCAGGTCGACATCCTCATCGGCACCCACCGCCTGCTGCAAAAGGACGTGCAGTTCAAAAACCTCGGCCTCGTCATCATCGACGAGGAGCAGCGTTTTGGCGTGAAGCACAAGGAACGCTTCAAGGCCATGCGCGCCTCCATCGACGTGTTGTCGATGAGCGCCACGCCCATTCCGCGCACGCTCTACATGGCGCTCACTGGCGCGCGCGACATGAGCGTGATCGAGACTGCGCCGACCAACCGCCACCCGATCCAGACCATCGTCAAAACCTACGACGACAAAATCGTGGTCGACGCCGTGCGCCGCGAGGTCGCCCGCGGTGGCCAAGTCTTTTACCTGCACAATCGCGTCCAGACCATCGAGATCGTGGCCGCCCACCTCTCCGAGCTCATGCCGGAAATCAGGATCGGCGTGGGCCACGGCCAGATGGACGAAAAGACGCTCGAACGCCGCATGACCGACTTCGTCGCCGGCGACTACCAGATGCTCGTTTGCACCACCATCATCGAGAGCGGCCTCGATATCCCCAACTGCAATACGATCATCATTGAGGGCGCCGACCGCTTCGGGCTTTCCCAACTCTACCAGCTGCGCGGCCGCGTGGGGCGTTTTAAGCACCAGGCCTACGCCTACCTGCTCCTGCACCGCCACACCCGCCTGGTCGAGATCGCGCGCGAGCGCCTCAACGCCATGCGCACCCACAACCAACTCGGCGCCGGTTTCCGCATCGCCATGCGCGACCTCGAGCTGCGCGGCGCCGGCAACCTGCTCGGCTCGGAACAGAGCGGTCACATCGTCGGCGTCGGCTTCGAGCTGTATTGCCAGCTGCTGCGCCAATCGGTCGCGCGCCTGAAGGGCGAAAAGCAGGCCACCGCCATCCGCGCCTCCGTGAAACTCGACTTCGTTTTCGTCGGCGACGGCTCGGCGGGCGCGGACAAAAGTGGCCGTCATCAAGACGGTTACACCACGCTGCGCGATGCCGAGCACGCCGCCAGCGGCGCGGTCGCGGTCGAGTCCATCCAGGCCCGCCTGCCCGTCGGCTACATCGCCGAGACGCGCCTGCGCATCGATTTTTACCGCCGCCTCGCCATGGCGGGTTCGCTCAAGGAGCTCAAACAGCTCGCCGACGACCTCAAGGATCGCTTCGGCAAATACGGCGACGACGTGCGAGCGTTGTTGCTGGTCACCGAGATACGTATCCGGGCGGAACACAAAGGCATCGTGTCGGTCGAAACCGATTCAACCAAATTGAAGTGCCTGCGGGCCAGCGGTCGCCGCGATGACTGGGTCATGCATGGCAGCCGGTTTCCAAGGTTGACCGCCCCCAAGGCCCTTCTACGTTTACGCGAAATATCCACGTTTCTCGACAATCTGCCGACTATATGA
- the rnc gene encoding ribonuclease III — MSSPAETLQQKIGYPFRDPQLLRLALTHSSWLQDHPEETESNQRLEFLGDAVLQLILTEELYRLYPTEREGDLSKRRAALTKGHYLARLAREIDLAPALLLAASEEQMGGRDRPAALEDAFEALVGAVYSDSDYAAARTVVLRLYGDLANRLGSVIEHENPKGRLQERVQPVHGNSALRYRVDHVSGEDHAREYEAQVFLQGECLGTGRGSSKKSAEEQAAREALTSATIRALGDS; from the coding sequence ATGTCGTCGCCCGCTGAAACCCTGCAACAAAAGATCGGCTACCCGTTTCGGGATCCGCAGCTCCTGCGCCTGGCCCTCACCCACTCGTCTTGGTTGCAGGACCACCCCGAGGAAACCGAGAGCAACCAACGCCTCGAATTCCTCGGCGACGCCGTGCTGCAACTCATCCTCACCGAGGAACTCTACCGCCTCTATCCGACCGAGCGCGAAGGCGACCTGAGCAAACGTCGCGCCGCCCTCACCAAGGGCCACTACCTCGCCCGTCTCGCCCGCGAAATCGACCTCGCCCCGGCCTTGCTGCTCGCCGCCAGCGAGGAACAGATGGGCGGCCGCGATCGTCCCGCCGCCCTCGAAGACGCCTTCGAAGCCTTGGTCGGCGCGGTGTATTCCGATTCCGACTACGCCGCCGCCCGCACCGTGGTGCTGCGCCTCTACGGCGACCTCGCCAATCGCCTAGGCAGCGTCATCGAGCACGAGAACCCCAAGGGTCGCCTGCAGGAACGCGTGCAACCCGTGCACGGCAACAGCGCCCTCCGCTACCGCGTCGATCATGTGTCCGGCGAGGACCACGCCCGCGAATACGAAGCCCAGGTGTTCCTCCAGGGTGAATGTCTCGGCACCGGCCGCGGCAGCTCCAAGAAGAGCGCCGAGGAACAGGCCGCCCGCGAAGCGCTCACCTCGGCGACGATTCGCGCCCTCGGCGATTCCTGA
- a CDS encoding ABC transporter permease: MLHYFRLWLASARYSVIRSMMFRGDFIMWSLVELFWMAVNIAAIAVIYEHTDAVAGWSKYEMILLVGTTMLIQRMLMGFFWSNLFELGRNIRTGNFDFFLAQPGNLLFIVSTRKLDLDGLINVFVALAVVLYAVKQLGIEPSFLQVATYASFVFCGLAISYAMLLLFASISFWAIGSQGLEGTYFTFMEFARLPREAFRGVANVIFVWVLPAVVLSNAPARALIDGFDPVYALWLGGATVAWLGLSVTVFRRGLRRYSSASS, from the coding sequence ATGCTGCACTACTTTCGACTCTGGCTGGCCTCCGCGCGCTACTCCGTCATCCGCTCGATGATGTTTCGCGGCGACTTCATCATGTGGTCGCTGGTCGAGCTGTTTTGGATGGCCGTCAACATCGCCGCCATCGCGGTCATCTACGAGCATACCGACGCCGTCGCCGGCTGGAGCAAATACGAGATGATCCTGCTCGTCGGCACCACCATGCTCATTCAGCGCATGCTCATGGGCTTCTTCTGGAGCAACCTCTTCGAACTCGGCCGCAACATCCGCACCGGCAACTTCGACTTCTTCCTGGCCCAGCCCGGCAACCTGCTCTTCATAGTCTCCACCCGCAAACTCGACCTCGATGGCCTGATCAACGTCTTTGTTGCCCTCGCCGTCGTGCTCTACGCGGTCAAACAACTCGGGATCGAACCGTCCTTTCTGCAGGTCGCCACCTACGCCAGCTTTGTGTTCTGCGGCCTCGCCATCAGTTACGCCATGCTGCTGCTCTTCGCCTCGATCAGTTTCTGGGCCATCGGTAGCCAGGGTCTCGAGGGCACCTACTTCACCTTCATGGAATTTGCCCGGCTCCCCCGCGAAGCCTTCCGTGGCGTCGCCAACGTCATCTTCGTTTGGGTGCTGCCCGCCGTCGTGCTCAGCAACGCCCCCGCCCGCGCGCTCATCGACGGCTTCGATCCGGTTTACGCGCTCTGGCTGGGGGGCGCAACCGTCGCCTGGCTCGGACTCAGCGTCACCGTCTTCCGCCGCGGCCTGCGCCGCTATTCCAGCGCCTCGTCCTGA
- a CDS encoding ABC transporter permease — MRLLVAKYRHVFNVGLQNSIVYRWNFALRAVFSLVHLAFVFILWGAAFRGEDTIGGFSLDQTLTYFVTLLVLQFFIGAFNEDYQISEEIRNGLINQFLLKPINYFAYRFTLFLSARLISGLLALVPVVLCLPLLQEHLTFPDEAWRLYLGIPAAFMAALIQFSIAYVFGLLTFWFLEIQSFVILSLAIETVLGGQIFPLDLLPATIFRISQFLPYYYQMYFPAAIFTGRLDQATAMEGLAIQAIWVVLLLAFGQFLWRRGLRRHTAVGG; from the coding sequence ATGCGCCTGCTGGTCGCCAAATACCGCCACGTCTTCAACGTGGGCCTGCAGAACAGCATCGTTTACCGCTGGAACTTCGCCCTGCGCGCGGTGTTCTCGCTGGTTCACCTGGCGTTTGTGTTCATCCTCTGGGGCGCGGCCTTTCGCGGCGAGGACACCATCGGCGGCTTCAGTCTCGACCAGACGCTTACTTACTTCGTCACGCTGCTGGTGCTGCAGTTTTTCATCGGCGCCTTCAACGAGGACTACCAGATCAGCGAGGAAATCCGCAACGGGCTCATCAACCAGTTCCTGCTCAAGCCGATCAACTACTTCGCCTACCGTTTCACCTTGTTTCTCTCGGCGCGGTTGATCTCCGGTCTGCTCGCCCTCGTGCCGGTGGTGCTGTGCCTGCCGCTCCTCCAGGAGCACCTCACCTTCCCCGACGAAGCCTGGCGGCTCTACCTCGGCATCCCGGCCGCCTTCATGGCCGCGCTCATTCAGTTCAGCATCGCTTACGTGTTTGGCCTGCTGACCTTCTGGTTCCTCGAAATCCAATCCTTCGTCATCCTCTCGCTCGCGATCGAGACGGTGCTCGGCGGACAGATCTTCCCCCTCGACCTGTTGCCGGCGACCATCTTCCGCATCTCTCAATTCCTACCTTACTACTACCAGATGTATTTCCCGGCCGCGATTTTCACCGGCCGCCTCGATCAAGCCACCGCCATGGAAGGTCTCGCCATCCAGGCCATCTGGGTCGTCCTCCTGCTCGCCTTCGGTCAGTTCCTCTGGCGCCGCGGCCTCCGCCGCCACACCGCCGTCGGCGGCTAG
- a CDS encoding ParA family protein, with protein sequence MPTTIFTIANQKGGVGKTTTAVNLAAGLAERKIHTLLIDLDPQANATSAIGVEKQEGRSLYGPLNGEGSVFEMITPTAYEHLALIPSEEDLAAAEVEIAQSDNYLARLKEVLGPLKASNGYRAIIIDCPPSMGMLSMNSLAAADQLLIALQSEYMALEGLGQILRNVDRIRDAGLNSGLNLGGVIMTMYDGRTNLAKQVVEEVRTHLPDKVFKTLIPRSVRLSEAPSFGQPIFAYDNNSAGAIAYRELAAEVIARFDLTKR encoded by the coding sequence ATGCCCACCACCATTTTCACCATCGCCAACCAAAAAGGCGGCGTCGGCAAGACCACCACCGCCGTCAACCTCGCGGCCGGTCTCGCTGAGCGCAAAATCCACACCCTGCTCATCGACCTCGATCCGCAGGCCAACGCCACCAGCGCCATCGGCGTGGAGAAGCAGGAGGGCCGCTCCCTCTACGGTCCGCTCAACGGCGAGGGCAGCGTGTTCGAGATGATCACCCCGACCGCCTACGAACACCTCGCCCTCATCCCGTCCGAGGAAGACCTCGCCGCTGCGGAGGTGGAGATTGCCCAATCCGACAACTACCTCGCCCGTCTCAAAGAGGTGCTCGGCCCGCTCAAAGCCTCCAACGGTTACCGCGCCATCATCATCGATTGCCCGCCCTCCATGGGCATGCTCTCGATGAACAGCCTCGCCGCCGCCGACCAACTCCTCATCGCGCTCCAATCCGAATACATGGCCCTCGAGGGTCTCGGCCAGATTCTGCGCAACGTCGACCGCATCCGCGATGCCGGCCTCAATTCCGGACTCAACCTCGGTGGCGTCATCATGACCATGTATGACGGCCGCACCAACCTCGCCAAACAGGTCGTCGAGGAAGTCCGCACCCACCTGCCGGACAAGGTATTCAAGACTCTGATACCGCGTTCCGTCCGCCTCAGTGAGGCCCCGTCCTTCGGTCAGCCGATTTTCGCCTACGACAATAACTCCGCCGGCGCCATCGCCTACCGCGAACTCGCCGCCGAGGTTATTGCTCGCTTCGACCTCACCAAACGCTGA
- a CDS encoding PAS domain-containing hybrid sensor histidine kinase/response regulator produces MGALLRRKTAMILALAFSLAATLVALAFDEGLREKLGTTYWVLGLAIIGSILLVLAGYVWDRTLMERLREIKRTAGEQAQAAAKTSADDSASVDFDDDFPQEQDEIIGLARQIERMAQSLQKVEASYRGIVEDQVDLICRYRADGTLTFVNAAYAQFYGKPRSALRGHRFPLIDLGYPKRDFQGNLPDKASFEVDLEGAEGESSYLWTHRAIKSRDGQVLEFQAVGHDIGARKAAEAALVQAKEAAESADRAKSEFLAVVSHEIRTPINAVIGFSKLLRESPLSADQLEYVTNVHSAGVTLETLIADILDVSRLEAGQIEVKQTPFALRDCMQEIENHFSPSARDAGIAFTLKTDPSVPVIVNGDQARLRQVLMNVVGNAFKFTERGAITVAVTCARGENVPHSDLRHLRLFFAVTDTGIGIPAGRVKDLFKPFSQLDSSSTRRRGGTGLGLVISKRLCELMGGAISVDSTPGEGSTFRFSFALTYQRGDSRPPLPTSDTSPSFTPSTSSA; encoded by the coding sequence ATGGGTGCACTTCTTAGACGCAAAACGGCGATGATCCTCGCGTTGGCGTTTAGCTTGGCGGCTACCTTGGTCGCCCTCGCTTTCGACGAAGGGCTACGCGAAAAACTTGGCACCACCTACTGGGTGCTCGGTCTCGCCATCATCGGCAGCATTCTGCTGGTGCTCGCTGGTTACGTCTGGGATCGCACCCTCATGGAGCGGTTGCGGGAAATCAAACGCACCGCCGGCGAACAGGCTCAGGCCGCCGCCAAAACCAGCGCTGACGACTCCGCCTCAGTCGATTTCGACGACGACTTTCCTCAGGAACAGGACGAGATCATCGGCCTCGCCCGACAAATCGAACGCATGGCCCAAAGCCTCCAAAAAGTTGAGGCCAGCTACCGCGGGATCGTGGAGGATCAGGTCGACCTGATCTGCCGCTATCGCGCCGACGGCACCCTTACCTTCGTCAACGCCGCCTACGCCCAATTTTACGGCAAACCCCGCAGCGCCCTGCGTGGCCACCGTTTTCCGCTGATCGATCTCGGCTACCCCAAACGGGATTTCCAGGGCAACCTCCCCGACAAGGCCTCGTTCGAAGTGGACCTTGAGGGCGCCGAAGGCGAATCCAGTTACCTCTGGACCCACCGCGCCATCAAATCCCGCGATGGCCAGGTGCTAGAGTTCCAGGCCGTCGGTCACGACATCGGCGCCCGCAAAGCCGCCGAAGCCGCCCTCGTGCAGGCCAAGGAAGCGGCCGAATCCGCCGACCGCGCCAAGAGTGAATTCCTCGCCGTCGTCAGCCACGAGATCCGCACTCCCATCAACGCGGTCATCGGTTTTTCAAAACTGCTGCGCGAAAGCCCACTCAGCGCCGACCAACTCGAATACGTCACCAATGTTCACAGCGCCGGCGTGACGCTCGAGACGCTCATCGCCGACATTCTTGACGTCTCGCGCCTCGAGGCCGGTCAAATCGAAGTCAAGCAGACCCCCTTCGCGCTGCGCGACTGCATGCAGGAGATCGAGAACCACTTCAGCCCCTCCGCGCGCGATGCGGGCATCGCGTTCACTCTCAAAACCGACCCCTCCGTGCCGGTCATCGTAAACGGCGACCAAGCCCGTCTGCGGCAGGTGCTCATGAACGTCGTCGGCAATGCCTTCAAATTCACCGAACGCGGCGCCATCACGGTCGCCGTCACCTGTGCCCGCGGGGAAAATGTGCCCCACTCCGACCTCCGCCACCTGCGCCTCTTCTTTGCCGTCACCGACACCGGCATCGGCATTCCCGCCGGCCGCGTGAAGGACCTCTTCAAGCCCTTCAGTCAGCTCGATTCCTCCAGCACTCGCCGCCGCGGGGGCACCGGACTCGGCCTGGTGATTTCCAAGCGACTCTGCGAGCTGATGGGCGGAGCGATCTCGGTCGACAGCACTCCGGGCGAAGGCTCGACCTTCCGCTTCAGCTTTGCGCTCACCTACCAGCGCGGTGATTCCCGTCCCCCGCTGCCCACGTCGGACACGTCGCCGTCCTTCACCCCCTCCACCAGCTCCGCTTGA
- a CDS encoding NAD(P)-dependent oxidoreductase, with amino-acid sequence MSQKIGFVGVGRMGANMARRLKDQGYSIAAVYDTASSLAAELASELSATHATTLADVTAAADVIITVVTDDAAQLAIFGDEGDSLLTGAAGKTFINCATITPATHAEVEKRAHGAGAKSIEACMASSIPQARQGTLYLMCAGDRAVFDELKPLLDELSKDLRYIGPAGSAAQVKALVNMVMNINTAALAEGLGLGQALGLDLDMLREVFAQTGANSQVLKTDGEDMQNRDHECYFSASHAAKDSTIAWVLGCEQGLNLPLAAATKLQYERLTAIGLGAQDKSAIAELTFKGRHG; translated from the coding sequence ATGTCTCAGAAAATCGGATTTGTCGGCGTCGGCCGCATGGGCGCCAACATGGCGCGTCGTCTTAAGGATCAGGGCTACAGCATCGCCGCAGTCTATGACACTGCCAGCAGCCTCGCTGCCGAGCTCGCCAGCGAGCTCAGCGCCACCCACGCCACCACCTTGGCCGATGTCACCGCCGCCGCCGACGTCATCATCACCGTCGTCACCGACGACGCCGCCCAGCTCGCCATCTTCGGCGACGAGGGTGATTCGCTGCTCACCGGTGCCGCCGGCAAGACCTTCATCAACTGCGCCACCATCACGCCCGCCACCCACGCCGAAGTGGAAAAGCGCGCTCACGGCGCCGGCGCCAAATCCATCGAAGCCTGCATGGCGTCCTCCATTCCCCAGGCCCGCCAAGGCACCCTCTATTTGATGTGCGCCGGTGACCGCGCCGTCTTCGATGAGCTGAAGCCCTTGCTCGACGAGCTCAGCAAGGACCTGCGTTACATCGGCCCGGCCGGCAGCGCCGCGCAGGTAAAAGCCCTCGTCAACATGGTCATGAACATCAACACCGCCGCGCTCGCCGAAGGTCTCGGCCTCGGTCAGGCCCTCGGTCTTGATCTCGACATGTTGCGGGAAGTCTTCGCCCAAACCGGCGCCAATTCCCAGGTCCTCAAGACCGACGGCGAAGACATGCAGAACCGCGATCACGAGTGCTATTTCTCCGCTTCTCACGCCGCCAAGGACAGCACCATCGCTTGGGTGCTGGGCTGCGAACAAGGCCTGAACCTGCCCCTCGCCGCCGCGACCAAACTGCAATACGAACGCCTCACCGCCATCGGTCTCGGCGCGCAGGACAAATCCGCTATCGCCGAACTCACCTTCAAAGGACGTCACGGCTGA
- a CDS encoding MBL fold metallo-hydrolase: protein MPLIPLEDNFDDVINKTQRGLGVSDEELIRRAEVSAEDLAKVKAGEPIIAVVRRVARHLRLNPNALEAHARREWYPEIPVFPRGFTAFNTPFEDMTVNSFLIWDSRTKEAAAFDTGASVDSMIDVIECDKLRLKYIFITHTHDDHIADLARLADFAPNAEIWSHTDAPVDHPRAQTFKEGVHFHIGSLDIKTVLTSGHAPGQTTFFVTGLSWPLAIVGDSLFASSVGGSPTHFAEQLRNDREKIFTLPRDTVLAPGHGPITTLAQEKKHNPVFAH, encoded by the coding sequence ATGCCGCTAATCCCTCTCGAAGACAATTTCGACGACGTCATCAACAAGACCCAACGTGGGCTCGGAGTCTCCGACGAAGAACTCATCCGCCGCGCCGAGGTCAGCGCCGAAGACTTGGCCAAGGTCAAAGCCGGTGAGCCGATCATTGCCGTCGTGCGCCGTGTCGCCCGTCATCTGCGCCTCAATCCCAACGCCCTCGAAGCCCACGCCCGCCGCGAATGGTATCCGGAAATCCCGGTCTTCCCCCGCGGCTTCACCGCCTTCAACACCCCGTTCGAAGACATGACGGTGAACAGCTTCCTCATCTGGGACTCCCGCACCAAGGAAGCCGCCGCCTTCGATACCGGAGCTTCGGTCGACAGCATGATTGATGTGATCGAGTGCGACAAACTGCGCCTCAAATACATCTTCATCACCCACACTCACGACGACCACATCGCCGACCTCGCCCGCCTCGCCGACTTTGCGCCCAACGCCGAGATCTGGTCGCACACCGACGCCCCCGTCGATCATCCCCGCGCCCAGACCTTCAAGGAAGGCGTGCACTTCCACATCGGCAGCCTCGACATCAAAACCGTGCTCACCTCCGGTCACGCGCCGGGCCAGACCACCTTCTTTGTGACCGGCCTCAGCTGGCCGCTCGCCATCGTGGGCGACTCGCTCTTCGCCTCCTCCGTCGGCGGCAGCCCGACCCACTTCGCCGAGCAGCTGCGCAACGACCGCGAAAAGATCTTCACCCTGCCACGCGACACCGTGCTCGCCCCCGGCCACGGTCCCATCACGACCCTCGCGCAGGAAAAGAAGCACAACCCGGTCTTCGCCCACTGA